From Peromyscus eremicus chromosome 3, PerEre_H2_v1, whole genome shotgun sequence, one genomic window encodes:
- the Prr15 gene encoding proline-rich protein 15: protein MADSGSSTSSSSPWWKSLTRKKSKEVTVGAQPHVQPEAEDQSPPHLDRTSSSRENQHSDVLGDTGEPPDKLCEEKSGNSRRNLKISRSGRFKEKRKVRATLLPEGDRSPEEADFPDDPQEDKQ, encoded by the coding sequence ATGGCGGACAGTGGCAGCTCCACCAGCAGCTCCAGTCCCTGGTGGAAATCACTAACCAGGAAAAAAAGCAAGGAGGTCACTGTGGGGGCGCAGCCTCATGTTCAGCCAGAGGCCGAGGACCAGTCACCACCTCACTTGGATCGGACTAGCAGCTCTCGAGAGAACCAGCATTCTGATGTCCTTGGGGACACCGGAGAGCCTCCAGATAAGTTGTGTGAGGAGAAATCCGGCAATAGCCGGCGCAATTTGAAGATCTCGCGCTCAGGCCGATTTAAGGAGAAGAGGAAAGTGCGCGCCACACTGCTTCCTGAAGGAGACAGGTCCCCTGAGGAGGCTGACTTTCCAGATGACCCCCAGGAGGACAAGCAATAG